DNA sequence from the Cohnella herbarum genome:
TACGTTAATTTCCCTAACAGCATTCGCTGAGCGTTACCAGTCAGCTAAGTCGTCTATTAGCGAGGATTTGGCGATTATTAAAGAGGTTTTCGAGGACGAGGGAATCGGGGAATTGAATACGCTAGCCGGAGCAGCCGGCGGCGTTAGATTCGTACCGAAGTGCCGCAAAGATCAGGCTTTGGAGAAAATGGGTTCGATATGTCGCGAATTAGAGCTGCCTGAACGTTTGCTTCCGGGCGGATATTTATATATGACGGATTTGTTGGGGCAACCGGCTATGATGCAAGAGGTAGGACGGATGTTCGCCACGGCGTTCGCCGATCGGAATATCGACGTCATTATGACCGTCGAAACCAAAGGTATCCCTTTGGCTCATGCAACCGCCCAATATTTGAATTTGCCGGTCGTTATCGTTCGTCGCGACCATAAGGTGACCGAAGGTTCCGCCGTGAGCATCAATTACGTCTCCGGATCGACTAAGCGGATACAGACGATGTCGCTGGCCCGTCGCGCGTTAAAAGAAGAATCCCGGGTTCTGATCATTGATGATTTCATGAAGGCGGGCGGTACGATTCAGGGAATGGTCGACTTGCTCTATGAATTCCGTGCCGTCGTCGCCGGCGTTGGCGTGTTCGTCGAGTCTGGCGAGATCGATAACGAGGAACGGTTACTGCATGATTACGTCTCGCTTGCGAGATTATCGGAAGTCGATTTGAAGACCCGCCAGATTAAAGTGCAGCCAGGTAACTTTTTCACCAAATAAAATGACCGACTATCGGAGGAAATCACTTATGTCGCTGAAAATCGTTTCGACGCCCGAAGCCCCTGCAGCCATTGGACCCTATGCTCAAGCGGTGCGCGCTGGCAATCTGCTGTATACATCCGGACAGATTCCATTGACGCCGGCCGGCGAGCTTGTGGTCGGCACGATTCAAGAGCAAACGCATCAAGTGCTAACCAATCTGAAAGCGGTTTTGGCAGCTGAAGGAGCCGGCTTCCATGACGTGATCAAGACGACCGTCTTTTTGAAGGATATGAACCAGTTTTCTGAGTTCAATTTGGTGTACGCATCGTACTTCGGAGAGCACACTCCAGCCCGTTCGACCGTAGAAGTGGCAAGGCTTCCGAAGGATGTTTTTGTCGAAATAGAATTGATTGCGGCGATATCTGTCGAAACTGTCAGGAATTAAAA
Encoded proteins:
- the purR gene encoding pur operon repressor, giving the protein MKKLKRSARLVEMTQYLLARPHTLISLTAFAERYQSAKSSISEDLAIIKEVFEDEGIGELNTLAGAAGGVRFVPKCRKDQALEKMGSICRELELPERLLPGGYLYMTDLLGQPAMMQEVGRMFATAFADRNIDVIMTVETKGIPLAHATAQYLNLPVVIVRRDHKVTEGSAVSINYVSGSTKRIQTMSLARRALKEESRVLIIDDFMKAGGTIQGMVDLLYEFRAVVAGVGVFVESGEIDNEERLLHDYVSLARLSEVDLKTRQIKVQPGNFFTK
- a CDS encoding RidA family protein, translated to MSLKIVSTPEAPAAIGPYAQAVRAGNLLYTSGQIPLTPAGELVVGTIQEQTHQVLTNLKAVLAAEGAGFHDVIKTTVFLKDMNQFSEFNLVYASYFGEHTPARSTVEVARLPKDVFVEIELIAAISVETVRN